The nucleotide window TGGTTGGACTGTGTAGGTATTGAAGAGCTAGTCTGAGGGCCGATGGGGACACCGGCACGAGTATAATGGGAAGCAGCTGTAGCTGGAGTGTACTGTAGCTCGGTACTGGCCTCGGAGTAGTAGTTCTGATATTGACTCGTTGCGTAGTAATTTTGATAAGTCGAATGGGTATTTTTTACGTCATACGAACTTTGCCATGGCTGTGCTCCGGAGTAGTTAGCTGGCAGTGAATACTGTTCATTGTTCAAGTAGGAAGTGTAATTCTGAGGAATGTAACTTGAATACTGTGGAGTTACTGTGGTATTCTGAGATACTCCTTGACTGATGGATGGAGTAGGATAGTTGTAGTTTTCAGAAATATTCTGTTGCTGAGGATAACCTTGCACTTCTTGTTTTTCCTGAACAGGAACACTTGGAGCATTAGATAGTGGACCTTGGGTGGAATATGTTGTAGTCGTTGCGGCAGTTAGGTTACCTTGCAATGCACTAAAATTATTGGAAATGGTCTGATCAATCGAAGTTAGAGAACTCCTATGACTCACTGATGTCTGAGGGTATGTAGATGTTGGATTCTGATACGCTTGAATGGAGGGTTGTGAGGAACTTGGATGTACGTTTGTTGCTTGTATTTGGTAATTTGTTCCTTGAGGAACTGGATTTGATGATGGATAACTGTGTTGGGGAATTGTAGAGTTTGAAGAATAGTTCTGTATTTGAGGAATGTTCTGAGTTTGATAAGTTTGAGAACCACTGTTTGGATATTGGGCATTCATATGTTGAAGATTGGATGGATAGTTTTCAGGTTGGATTTGCCCAACTTGTGAAGGATAGTTCACATTTTGTGGTAGAGTATTCGTGTAGTTCTGGCTATACTGAGAACCACTGTAAGTGCCATAAGCTTGTGGCAGTGTTGTTGGTGGTGTATATCCTTGTCCAACAGTTGTCGGTACCTTATAAGGATCGTAAGAAGGTTGAAGGTAGTTATGACCGACTGAAGAAGGTGAAGGAGCAGGAACAGGATATGTAGCTGCAGTGCTGGGAGCACCTCCTTGCAGCTGAGGACTCGGGGTACTCGGAGGATAATTAGGTGAAACTTTGGAGTATCCCATGGGTTCATTCGACTTAGGATAGTTCGAAGGCATGTGGTAAGGTGAAGATGTTGTAGGGTATTGCTGATACTGGCTCATATACGAGGAGTACTGGTCAGCATAATGTTGGGATAACTGAGCATTATCAGCACCATATGGCTTACTGCCAGGATAAGAAGTATAACCGGAGTAAGTGGGTTCTGGTTTCAAATCTTGTGAGGTTGTACTAGGACATGTTCCTTCTTGTCCGACCGGTGCTGGTCTCACACTTGGAATCCAAGACTGAGTCGTGTCGTACTGTGGTATACTCTCGTGATATCCTACAGGGTTGGACGACGGTAAGCTTCCTGCACTGTAGTAGGCATCTTGTACATGTGCTGCAGGACTTTGAGTAGAATATCCTCCGGCCTTGTCTCTTTTATAGTTATCCAAGTAATCTTTCAACTTTGGACCACCTGTCCCTGAAGAAGTTATACTTTGAGAAATCGGTTCATCAGTTATTGGTTTAACTTTCGAAGGTAAAGTCTTACAGTTCTTCGCCAGAATCGTATCTCTCTCCTCCTGTTGAACCTTGCACGTCCCCTTCACCCTCTGCAAGAGTTTGGTAACATTCGTTTCTAGCTTCCTGTAAAACTCTTGCCCCTTGTTTGACTTTGCTATCAGATCTTCATAGGCATCATAAGAAGACATGAGAGCAGAAAGTGTCATATTCCGTTGCCTGATTACTTCCATTGTAGCTTTGCGTACGGGAGCATACTGGGCATAAGCATCTGTCAGAGCCTTGATGATATTTTCTTGGGCTGCTAAATTTTGTTCGATGAATGTTACCTAAAACAAAACCATGctcacattattttaatacataaaagaagttttatacaaatgtattaatattatttacctcATCCAATTCAACTATCAGTTCATTTAGTCTTTATTGCACtcttatctttatatttttagctcaacataaatgtttaaaaattaatcataaaattgaGTTCAGTTACAACTATTAGCTTATTTATGTAAGCTTTTAACAAATACGATTATTGTTTAGTGAGATAAAAAGtccaaaatatctttaaaaagatatttgaAGAAGAACTCTTCAGTTTTCAATGTGTAGTTTTGATCTGCACAGACAAAGACACCTGCTTCATATGCCTCAGAATCTCTAATCAGAAATTCTTTTAGTTtcaaatggtatataaatagtggtaCTATTGAACTGTGAGTACTTATGTACTATACAAACTGTCAAAACGGATGCTCATCAAATTAACGATTAACATTACAATGTTGATTGCCAGTTCcaaggttaaaattaaacatctacaTTAGTCCTATAAATAAGGGTGTAACATCTTTGAGGCATCTGGTTCTTAAAGTATTGAATCTTACTTTTCCTAAATTTGTAGACATgtactaattcagagtttgtagACCTGTTTTACTTCAGCTTCTGAGGAAAAATCGTAACTCACATATTTGGAATGTTTCTGCAGCTCCTCCTGGAATATGGTGTCCAAGTTGTCATGTTGTCTGGTGACCAGCTGGGCTGTGATATCGTCTCCGCAGACAGATTCTCTCAATTGAGTGGCCAACATCGCCCGTTGTCGCCTCATCTCCTCCACCTTGCCCACCAAGTGCTGCATCTCGTTCACTATCGGTTGCTGATCCACTGAACACAAATTAACAATAAGTTTTCAAAATCACCCGTTGGTGCCTCATCTCCTCCACCTTGCCCACCAAGTGCTGCATCTCATTCACTATCGGTTGCTGATCCACTGAACACAGATTAACAATAAGTTTTCAAAATCACCCATTGGTGTCTCATTTCGACGTCATCAACAAAcatgcaaataattttaatagtacaaaAAGAGCCATCAGAGCGCTTACAGGACTTAGACCACAAGATACCTGAAGAGAAGCTTTTAGAGAGCTCAAAATATTAACTGTGATAGCTCTCTATATCCTTGAATCGGTTCTTCACTCTGTAAAAACTGACGAAACAAGAAATGGAGAACTCCATTCCTATAACACAAGGAATGGCCATAACTTGCACTTACAACACATCACCTCAGCTTTTACGAAAATAAGCCATCATACAGAGATACAGTTTACTTCAACAAGATTCCAGACTTCCTGAAGAAAATTCCAGCACAACACCTGAAAAATACCTCTCACAAACTGGCTCCTTCAACGACCTTTCAAGAGTCCTTTGACTGGAGAATGAACTCACCATAATAATTAATGTGttacttttcattattttgacaaaaattttaaactctatGCTTATGAATAAAGAGTTATTGtctattatcttttttttaaaaatataaccttgTCTAAATTAAGTATTTTCTTTTCATGACACCAAATCCTCAAATTTAAAAGAtgtgaaatataacaatttttcaacTGTTGGTCTTAGTTATAATGTAAATGATTAAGATGTTATGTTATTAGGCTGTCTGCTATAATCTTtgacacattaaaattattatttagtgtatCAAGTtctattaacccattgcggatcataTTGTTTTGGCACGCGGGCATCAGCGGGCATGAATTAATCTACGGTCAGCGGCCccgaacgaacagcaatggtgtgccacatcgtatcgctcgctattgtatactcacTTCATATCTACATTGAACTGGATtccggtttataaaaatatatccatctatattcttaaaaacaaaataattaaatacaatatattgtttatgaactattgtaataaatatctctaATAAATATTGATCAAGTTCAGACGCTCGTAAGTTTTCCATTTCGATCAGCTCATATTATGACacaaattataccataaaatttGATGctagttactattataataacacctgaggaaaacaaccaatcagaagcgctaaaaatcagagtaaactcatatgaatgatttttccaCTTTGACATACAACTgcaatctgtaggatatttagaaaacttttgaaaactctgaacAAAGACcattgttaaacactcttagttgacaagtgaagacgatcgcccaatctatcagacattaataaaactatttggggggaaacttaaaagcagaccgcttttgcgacctgagctcatcatcgtgccgttaggcccggccgctgcgtgacgagcacAGCTcatcagtgatccgcaatgggttaagtcTAGACTGATATGATATATACTGACGATTGAGTGCAGTTACTGTGGGTATCTGCTGTGCTAGCTGTGCGAGAGGCAGCTCTAGCAGGCGCAGGTTGGCTATGTGCTGAGTCATCGCCTTGTGCAGTGTTTTATTGCTCTCTGCAGCCTTGTTGTGGGCCTCCTCGTACTTGTTGGCCTCTCTTGTCAGGTCTGTGGCCACGATGGATGGTGGACGACTGCCCATCACCTCCTGATACTCCTTCTCTTCTACCTCCTCGTTCTGTCAGGCACAATATTGGGAATCATTTCAAATGTTAACTAACAtcatgtatacatttattatgt belongs to Homalodisca vitripennis isolate AUS2020 unplaced genomic scaffold, UT_GWSS_2.1 ScUCBcl_11266;HRSCAF=20474, whole genome shotgun sequence and includes:
- the LOC124374926 gene encoding tyrosine-protein phosphatase non-receptor type 23-like, producing MDVVEGKRKAAKNENEFIYHEEVPDKDALPEIKGAALVKGIPFVVTDPDIAGPDIFGRLVPMKAHEASSLYSEEKAKLLRKMGALMDEKDQELVAFMSSLHLDCVNAHLEPDRLPQDIVDRCAALSAKPDAIQNLIESMDKLSDIYHDVEAMLKEIMELIHNEEVEEKEYQEVMGSRPPSIVATDLTREANKYEEAHNKAAESNKTLHKAMTQHIANLRLLELPLAQLAQQIPTVTALNLDQQPIVNEMQHLVGKVEEMRRQRAMLATQLRESVCGDDITAQLVTRQHDNLDTIFQEELQKHSKYVTFIEQNLAAQENIIKALTDAYAQYAPVRKATMEVIRQRNMTLSALMSSYDAYEDLIAKSNKGQEFYRKLETNVTKLLQRVKGTCKVQQEERDTILAKNCKTLPSKVKPITDEPISQSITSSGTGGPKLKDYLDNYKRDKAGGYSTQSPAAHVQDAYYSAGSLPSSNPVGYHESIPQYDTTQSWIPSVRPAPVGQEGTCPSTTSQDLKPEPTYSGYTSYPGSKPYGADNAQLSQHYADQYSSYMSQYQQYPTTSSPYHMPSNYPKSNEPMGYSKVSPNYPPSTPSPQLQGGAPSTAATYPVPAPSPSSVGHNYLQPSYDPYKVPTTVGQGYTPPTTLPQAYGTYSGSQYSQNYTNTLPQNVNYPSQVGQIQPENYPSNLQHMNAQYPNSGSQTYQTQNIPQIQNYSSNSTIPQHSYPSSNPVPQGTNYQIQATNVHPSSSQPSIQAYQNPTSTYPQTSVSHRSSLTSIDQTISNNFSALQGNLTAATTTTYSTQGPLSNAPSVPVQEKQEVQGYPQQQNISENYNYPTPSISQGVSQNTTVTPQYSSYIPQNYTSYLNNEQYSLPANYSGAQPWQSSYDVKNTHSTYQNYYATSQYQNYYSEASTELQYTPATAASHYTRAGVPIGPQTSSSIPTQSNQMAQPNYTQGNYYHHPYGYQYTSGTLQSNTVCESPSSPRVYPGQTQGQVTPQSPMTYMQASNSNLKLTFSQDSSKDAAEEKSNIDLLAGLDFSLSQDPLVPQQKVVESPAKVLPKPAAPTVSSTGIEEKIAAVTLAETTAVVPDCRTIPLTPKKSVEERSKGKFQLKDPFNDTEVLNQFVQEVEKFEKFVESLTMKTLNGPTLLDIKWKELLELQERDSVKHSISVARCYPVKNRFPDILPYDNSRVELPSTKDDYINASYVKDITPNFPDFIVTQLPLSATFGDFWTMILEQQVELIVC